In Candidatus Chlorohelix allophototropha, one DNA window encodes the following:
- a CDS encoding toll/interleukin-1 receptor domain-containing protein, with protein sequence MENINNEPQAQLVLLNSLLKGQVESLLTHTDTLMQRNNLLENYVSLLTEFINNQLGIKPPDIPIAFPSRQPEILIIYSQKDDGHWLERLKTHLDSLNPKAQIRYWDDEKPKLIQNWRGTLAIDLKSADAIILLSSHSLMSSELMKPTDDTTTDTLPDFLNEARGKGIQTLTVLLDPVVLEDEGLNETYLVKLTAKPPKPLNKFRTKNEREAEGERIFAEIARLSQQLISTGKLPEQPPAKAAKISNLAQSARTSIFISYSHVDKQWRERIEMFLKHLSLEKEVEWWSDEKIDAGDLWRDEINQALAKTRVAIMLVSQEFLISKFINQVELPGLLNAVKAEGVALKYFLISPCTVKLTILSEYQRVNDKYLIDMSESEWRQSFNALVDELRTIFGVL encoded by the coding sequence ATGGAAAATATCAATAATGAACCGCAAGCACAATTGGTATTGCTAAATTCTCTACTTAAAGGGCAAGTAGAGTCCTTACTAACCCACACCGATACCCTGATGCAGCGCAATAATTTGCTAGAAAATTATGTTTCTTTGCTGACCGAGTTTATCAATAATCAGCTTGGAATCAAGCCGCCGGATATTCCTATAGCCTTTCCCAGTCGCCAACCTGAAATATTGATAATCTACAGCCAAAAGGACGATGGGCATTGGTTGGAACGGCTGAAAACCCATCTCGATTCACTCAATCCCAAAGCCCAGATAAGATATTGGGATGACGAAAAACCTAAGCTAATCCAAAATTGGCGTGGTACGCTTGCGATAGACCTTAAATCGGCGGACGCAATAATTCTATTATCCAGTCATAGCCTTATGTCTTCGGAGTTAATGAAGCCCACCGATGATACCACTACCGATACGCTGCCCGATTTTCTCAACGAGGCGCGGGGAAAAGGCATCCAAACCCTGACGGTATTGCTTGATCCGGTGGTACTTGAGGATGAGGGCTTGAATGAAACTTATCTGGTTAAACTTACCGCCAAGCCTCCCAAGCCATTGAACAAATTCAGAACCAAAAACGAGCGTGAGGCTGAAGGGGAAAGAATCTTCGCCGAAATAGCCCGTCTCAGCCAACAATTGATTAGCACCGGGAAGTTGCCCGAACAACCGCCCGCCAAAGCTGCCAAAATCTCCAACCTTGCCCAATCCGCCCGAACATCTATCTTTATTTCATATTCGCACGTGGATAAACAATGGCGTGAACGAATTGAGATGTTCCTGAAACACCTTTCGCTCGAAAAAGAGGTGGAATGGTGGTCAGATGAAAAAATAGATGCGGGCGACTTATGGCGAGATGAAATAAACCAAGCGCTGGCAAAAACCCGCGTGGCAATTATGCTGGTAAGCCAAGAGTTTCTTATCTCGAAATTCATCAATCAGGTTGAGCTACCCGGACTGTTAAATGCAGTAAAAGCAGAAGGCGTGGCGTTGAAGTATTTCCTAATTAGCCCCTGTACGGTAAAATTAACCATACTCAGCGAATATCAGCGAGTAAACGATAAATATCTTATTGATATGAGCGAATCAGAATGGCGGCAGTCTTTTAACGCACTGGTTGACGAATTAAGAACTATCTTTGGTGTTTTATAA
- a CDS encoding protein kinase domain-containing protein: protein MAAPSQIQPGYQFGNYQLVGPIFQRGREEIWHAHHHRIPDIEVAVKIILAPQPGELKLIEREFTILNKTRNCKNVINIDDFGEQDGLVYMVMQYASAGDLTGRIQQGLDLKTISTFLKAASEGLDFAHKLGIIHRNLKPDNIFLDKDGTLLLTDFKLAKDPELDLPVSNAGTPEYEAPEQFTDFVNVSPAADIYSLGIITFQMLTRSLPYGSRVHGVKVTELEMRHKTAPIPILIQLKPDLPSALQEIIEKALAKQPSDRYTKASEFATAFEKAISNVSDEDIGTLINFILPKNIVETQPAQVDLIPVENSIAAIEGATPTITVPETTQPSAVITPPPTTPAVITDSAQPVRDKVFISYSHKDAEWLAKLRSFLVPLERMGIPIWDDTQIKPGNLWRNEIKKALSSAKVALLLVSSDFLASDFINDQELPTLLKAAQNDGALILQVVLRPVMLEGTTLYEYQAVNSASNPLSGVDKNKREEVFVEIARLIKQAYKPN, encoded by the coding sequence GTGGCAGCACCAAGTCAGATACAACCGGGTTATCAATTTGGAAATTACCAACTGGTAGGACCAATCTTCCAACGTGGTCGCGAAGAAATATGGCATGCGCACCATCACCGAATTCCTGACATCGAAGTTGCCGTTAAAATTATTCTCGCACCCCAACCGGGTGAACTAAAGCTCATTGAGCGGGAATTTACAATCCTCAATAAAACTCGTAATTGCAAGAATGTAATAAATATCGATGATTTTGGAGAGCAGGACGGGTTAGTTTATATGGTTATGCAGTATGCCTCGGCAGGGGATTTGACCGGGCGCATACAGCAAGGTCTCGATTTAAAGACCATCTCTACATTCCTAAAAGCAGCCTCGGAGGGGTTGGATTTTGCGCATAAACTGGGCATAATTCATCGGAATCTTAAACCTGATAATATTTTTTTAGATAAAGATGGAACGCTACTGCTGACAGATTTCAAGCTGGCAAAAGACCCTGAACTTGATCTGCCGGTTTCCAACGCGGGAACGCCCGAATATGAAGCTCCTGAGCAATTTACCGATTTCGTCAATGTCAGTCCGGCTGCCGATATCTACAGCCTCGGTATAATTACTTTCCAGATGCTAACACGCTCATTACCTTATGGTTCGCGCGTGCATGGAGTCAAAGTTACTGAGCTTGAAATGCGTCACAAAACTGCCCCAATTCCCATACTTATACAGCTAAAACCCGATTTGCCTTCTGCTCTGCAAGAAATAATCGAGAAAGCCTTGGCTAAACAACCGTCTGATCGATACACCAAAGCCAGTGAGTTCGCCACCGCTTTTGAAAAGGCTATTTCCAACGTTTCAGATGAGGATATCGGTACACTGATTAATTTTATTCTTCCGAAGAATATTGTCGAAACGCAGCCTGCGCAGGTTGATTTGATTCCGGTTGAAAACAGCATAGCAGCGATAGAGGGGGCAACACCAACCATAACTGTACCGGAAACCACCCAACCATCAGCAGTAATTACACCACCACCAACGACTCCTGCCGTCATTACAGATTCCGCACAACCTGTGCGCGATAAAGTTTTCATCAGCTACAGTCACAAAGACGCGGAGTGGTTGGCAAAACTGCGAAGTTTTCTGGTACCGCTGGAACGCATGGGCATTCCTATTTGGGACGATACCCAGATCAAACCGGGTAATTTGTGGCGCAATGAAATCAAGAAAGCTTTATCCAGCGCAAAAGTGGCTTTATTGCTGGTTAGTTCCGACTTCCTTGCCTCCGATTTTATCAATGATCAAGAATTACCGACGCTGTTGAAAGCCGCACAGAATGATGGAGCGCTTATCCTTCAAGTGGTACTCAGACCGGTTATGCTGGAAGGTACAACCCTTTACGAGTATCAAGCGGTTAATAGCGCGTCCAACCCTCTTTCCGGTGTAGATAAAAACAAACGTGAGGAAGTTTTTGTCGAAATAGCCCGACTGATCAAACAGGCTTACAAACCAAATTAG
- a CDS encoding bactofilin family protein — translation MSYYSPRHGGSSSPKSDSPQPDFENNLAEFESAFQKFVAETDPGFDLSLLRFNFNPFVSENTQAQIAKAWYPTSKQELEKTITLEGPTQLSAPVLGEHVRLTGDIRVKGNVIGIKSVSVGSNCVVEGHLISGGSLQIEDGSRIEGTVSGEEIVINGLVKVQGPVVCRGEFKLNGTFEAQSLVAVKNISLQGSEKDYLKLEAHSLFVQNGEVDARISVKLGHSGRLADLSSQLFYLSRAADGTFRLARAPSPYQDGVRPAQGTIITILSDVELEKLLAELATLER, via the coding sequence ATGAGCTATTATTCGCCTAGACATGGCGGAAGCTCTTCGCCTAAATCCGACTCTCCACAGCCTGATTTCGAGAATAATCTGGCTGAATTTGAGTCTGCCTTCCAAAAGTTTGTGGCAGAAACCGACCCCGGTTTCGATTTGAGTCTCTTGCGCTTCAATTTTAACCCTTTTGTTTCGGAAAATACCCAAGCCCAAATTGCTAAAGCCTGGTATCCTACCAGCAAGCAAGAATTGGAAAAAACCATAACGCTGGAAGGACCAACTCAACTTAGCGCTCCGGTATTAGGAGAGCATGTCAGGTTAACCGGGGATATTCGGGTAAAGGGGAACGTGATAGGCATAAAAAGCGTATCAGTTGGCTCAAATTGCGTAGTGGAAGGTCATTTGATTTCGGGTGGTAGCCTACAAATCGAAGATGGCAGCCGGATTGAAGGCACAGTATCGGGCGAAGAAATCGTTATCAACGGATTGGTAAAAGTGCAAGGACCCGTAGTGTGCCGAGGTGAGTTTAAACTAAACGGTACTTTTGAGGCACAATCCTTGGTAGCAGTTAAAAATATTTCGTTGCAGGGTAGTGAAAAAGATTATTTAAAACTGGAGGCGCACAGTCTATTTGTGCAAAACGGCGAAGTAGATGCGCGTATTTCGGTAAAATTGGGACATAGCGGACGCTTGGCAGACCTATCCAGTCAGCTATTCTACCTGTCACGCGCCGCCGACGGGACATTCAGGCTGGCACGCGCTCCTAGCCCCTATCAGGATGGGGTGCGTCCGGCGCAGGGGACCATTATCACCATTCTCAGTGACGTTGAATTGGAAAAATTGCTGGCTGAGCTGGCTACACTGGAGAGATAA
- a CDS encoding DUF2085 domain-containing protein: MLEKPPIGVELDRSRLKPLVVAGAVAFILILLLVLTPGSLSEKYLLICSGSCAQRPAHTYYLGNQKLPVEARMVGIFCGFLLTWIFLWFIGRTRAGKLSRWNINLLLGLMVLSMVLDGINATFYDFGWFHPYQPQNWLRLLTGTMSGIGLAGLVYPLYNFAIWKFPWKIAPFQKWVEFGALLILGATLMVLVMSGWDWLFLPLATLTVLGGLWMMSVFNLLIYVVMARRENLYRDSWDVLPTLVVVFLFSLVEFGATALVRHLFLGAAPYM, from the coding sequence ATGCTGGAAAAACCGCCCATTGGGGTAGAACTTGACCGCTCTCGTCTAAAACCTTTAGTGGTGGCGGGAGCGGTTGCTTTCATATTGATACTACTGCTAGTACTCACCCCCGGCAGCCTCAGTGAAAAATATCTGCTTATTTGCAGCGGTTCTTGCGCCCAACGTCCCGCCCATACCTATTATCTTGGCAACCAAAAATTGCCGGTAGAAGCTCGGATGGTCGGTATTTTCTGCGGATTCCTACTCACTTGGATATTTCTATGGTTCATCGGGCGCACCCGCGCCGGAAAACTCTCCAGATGGAATATAAATCTATTGTTAGGGCTGATGGTACTGTCTATGGTACTGGATGGGATTAATGCCACCTTCTACGATTTTGGCTGGTTTCATCCCTACCAACCCCAGAACTGGCTTAGATTATTAACCGGTACGATGAGCGGTATCGGATTAGCAGGACTTGTTTACCCCCTTTACAATTTCGCAATTTGGAAATTCCCGTGGAAAATAGCCCCATTTCAGAAATGGGTTGAATTCGGCGCGCTCCTTATATTAGGCGCAACGCTGATGGTATTGGTAATGTCGGGCTGGGACTGGCTGTTCTTGCCACTAGCTACGTTAACAGTGCTAGGCGGACTGTGGATGATGAGCGTCTTTAACCTGCTCATTTATGTTGTGATGGCACGCCGCGAAAATCTGTATCGCGATTCTTGGGACGTATTGCCTACTTTGGTGGTGGTTTTTCTGTTCAGCCTAGTTGAATTTGGTGCAACTGCACTAGTTCGTCATCTTTTTCTCGGCGCTGCTCCCTACATGTGA
- the mtnP gene encoding S-methyl-5'-thioadenosine phosphorylase, translating to MEAKIGVIGGSGLYQIEGLEDIEEFYPDTPWGKPSDAITVGTLEGQRVAFLPRHGKGHRFNPTDLPVRANIYAFKMLGVEWIISISAVGSLREEIAPLDLVIPDQIFDRTSLRPRTYFGDNLGIVAHVTFADPFCNTLRGILYEAANQTGARKVYNSGTYVCMEGPLFSSRAESNFYRKMDCDIIGMTALPEAKLAREAEIHYAVVACSTDYDCWHEGEESVTIEMVVNNLTQNVGRAKQIIRLAIPKIAELIQAGCGCDNALENAIMTDRSKIPAASIEKLGLLVNKYL from the coding sequence GTGGAAGCAAAGATCGGCGTTATCGGCGGTAGCGGGCTGTACCAAATTGAAGGTTTAGAGGACATTGAAGAGTTTTATCCCGATACACCTTGGGGCAAACCAAGTGATGCAATTACGGTTGGAACACTAGAAGGACAAAGAGTGGCTTTTTTGCCTCGTCACGGCAAGGGACATCGCTTTAACCCTACCGACCTTCCAGTACGTGCCAATATCTATGCCTTCAAGATGCTAGGGGTAGAATGGATAATTTCTATCAGCGCAGTAGGGTCATTGCGTGAGGAAATTGCTCCGCTTGACCTTGTTATCCCCGATCAGATATTTGACCGCACCAGCCTACGCCCTCGCACCTATTTTGGCGACAATTTGGGTATCGTAGCACACGTAACCTTTGCCGATCCCTTCTGTAATACGCTTAGAGGTATTCTGTACGAAGCCGCTAACCAAACCGGAGCGCGTAAGGTTTACAACAGTGGCACTTACGTTTGTATGGAAGGACCGCTTTTCTCCAGCCGTGCTGAAAGCAACTTCTACCGTAAAATGGATTGCGATATTATCGGTATGACTGCTTTGCCAGAAGCAAAACTCGCCCGTGAAGCTGAAATCCATTACGCGGTGGTGGCTTGCTCCACCGATTACGACTGCTGGCACGAAGGCGAAGAGAGTGTGACTATCGAGATGGTAGTCAATAACCTGACCCAGAACGTGGGACGCGCCAAGCAAATCATCCGCCTAGCTATTCCAAAAATCGCAGAACTAATTCAGGCTGGTTGTGGCTGCGATAACGCCCTTGAAAATGCCATTATGACCGACCGCAGCAAAATCCCTGCCGCCTCGATTGAGAAGTTAGGTTTACTGGTCAACAAATACTTGTAG
- the rbfA gene encoding 30S ribosome-binding factor RbfA, with protein MSRRTEQVAEMIKEIVSTLIQRELRDPRLGFVTITRVEVSPDLKHAKLLFSVMGTEEARKDTFKALKGASGYLRRELFHQLQMKYVPELHFEFDGGIEHGDKIQRILQAIEQEEKQNQPPETKES; from the coding sequence ATGTCAAGAAGAACAGAACAAGTTGCGGAGATGATAAAAGAAATAGTCAGTACGTTGATTCAGCGCGAATTGCGCGATCCGCGGCTTGGCTTCGTTACCATTACTCGCGTAGAAGTAAGTCCCGACCTCAAACACGCTAAGCTATTATTTAGTGTTATGGGAACTGAAGAAGCTAGAAAAGACACCTTTAAGGCGCTAAAAGGCGCTAGCGGTTACCTACGACGCGAATTATTTCACCAATTGCAGATGAAGTATGTCCCAGAACTTCATTTCGAGTTTGATGGTGGCATAGAGCATGGTGATAAAATTCAGCGTATTCTGCAAGCTATAGAACAAGAAGAAAAACAAAACCAACCCCCAGAAACGAAAGAATCCTAG
- the erpA gene encoding iron-sulfur cluster insertion protein ErpA — protein MITLTDSATDQLKKIIEEENDSTLGLRVFVAGGGCSGFQYQMVLENEIRDGDEITELNGVKLYVDSFSQKYIDGAEIDFVNSLMGGGFTVHNPNAVSSCGCGSSFDTADGAGKASSRSCACS, from the coding sequence ATGATAACATTAACCGATTCGGCGACAGATCAATTGAAAAAGATTATTGAAGAAGAAAACGACTCTACGCTTGGCTTGCGCGTGTTTGTAGCAGGCGGCGGTTGCAGCGGCTTCCAATACCAGATGGTATTGGAAAACGAAATCCGCGATGGCGATGAGATCACCGAACTCAACGGCGTTAAACTGTATGTCGACTCTTTCAGCCAAAAATATATTGATGGCGCTGAAATTGATTTTGTCAACAGCCTGATGGGTGGGGGTTTTACTGTACACAATCCGAATGCAGTTTCAAGCTGCGGTTGCGGTAGTTCTTTTGATACCGCTGATGGAGCCGGGAAAGCTAGCTCACGTTCTTGTGCTTGCAGCTAA
- a CDS encoding VOC family protein: MNQGIKTIIYPVTDINRAKQFYSVLLEVEPFVDSEYYVGFQVGDQQIGLDPNGHKEGMTGYFQVSDIHKSLQALLDAGAQILEEIKHVGGGRLIGSVKDVDGNIIGLVQDGVQQA, from the coding sequence ATGAATCAAGGTATAAAGACAATTATCTATCCCGTCACAGATATAAATCGGGCAAAGCAGTTTTATAGTGTACTTTTAGAGGTCGAGCCGTTTGTGGATTCGGAATATTATGTTGGTTTTCAGGTTGGAGATCAGCAAATAGGGCTAGACCCTAATGGTCATAAAGAGGGAATGACAGGCTACTTTCAAGTAAGCGACATACATAAGAGCTTGCAGGCGCTGTTAGATGCTGGCGCACAAATACTCGAAGAGATCAAACATGTCGGTGGGGGAAGGCTGATTGGATCAGTCAAAGACGTGGATGGGAATATCATCGGGCTAGTACAGGATGGAGTACAACAAGCGTAA
- a CDS encoding secondary thiamine-phosphate synthase enzyme YjbQ: MPFQPDIVVENQNPIVTNGLSKLNGYHAVPNEPKNTSAQPTNAAVTQSGSYHCHSVQLSIETQIDIPNFTDITEAVRQVVTQSGIRMGTVTVYSKHTTASIVINENEPLLLIDMCQRISKLFPSDEYYRHNDFSIRTHNMNPGETPNGHSHCQHLVLSTSETIPVVEGQMTIGRWQSIFLVELDRPLPRTVSVMVSGI, translated from the coding sequence ATGCCCTTTCAACCTGATATTGTAGTCGAAAATCAGAATCCCATTGTGACTAACGGTTTAAGTAAATTAAACGGTTATCACGCCGTACCCAATGAACCCAAGAATACCAGTGCACAACCTACTAACGCTGCGGTAACCCAAAGCGGAAGTTACCATTGTCATTCAGTCCAACTGAGTATTGAAACTCAGATAGATATTCCAAATTTCACGGATATAACCGAAGCTGTACGCCAGGTAGTTACCCAGTCCGGCATCCGCATGGGTACTGTTACGGTTTATTCAAAACATACCACCGCTTCCATCGTCATTAATGAGAACGAACCGCTGCTATTGATTGATATGTGCCAGCGAATCTCCAAGCTCTTCCCATCGGATGAGTATTATCGCCACAATGATTTCAGCATTCGTACCCATAATATGAATCCGGGGGAAACTCCTAACGGTCATTCACACTGTCAACATTTGGTGCTATCTACCAGCGAAACTATTCCGGTGGTGGAAGGTCAAATGACTATCGGACGTTGGCAGAGCATTTTCCTAGTAGAACTTGATCGCCCGCTGCCACGCACTGTGTCGGTAATGGTTTCCGGTATTTAG
- a CDS encoding alpha/beta fold hydrolase, protein MESPEITITRGFISLDWGQIHYRTAGQGIPLVLLHKTYFSSRSYSKVLPLLADGFRVIAPDLPGNGESDDPPRQWELERYAIELLKFLDKLGIARFHIAGASSGAALACEIAASYPERVLKLVLFGLPRWFDEAARETMRHDPVYYGALKTSEDGSHLTEIWQRNYPNWQHLPFENFHHYFMDFISRKPRAYEMVEAVLRYPEASRLPLILPTIPTLLVSGDADERFAPFIEDTKRLVPHAQAVALPPGSMLALRDPTLFASTIREFVSG, encoded by the coding sequence TTGGAATCTCCTGAAATTACTATAACGCGCGGTTTTATCTCGCTGGATTGGGGACAGATTCATTACCGGACGGCAGGGCAAGGTATTCCGCTGGTGCTTTTGCATAAAACCTATTTCTCATCGCGTAGCTATAGCAAGGTATTGCCCTTGCTTGCCGACGGTTTCCGGGTAATTGCGCCCGATCTGCCCGGAAATGGTGAATCCGATGATCCTCCTCGCCAATGGGAATTGGAAAGGTATGCGATAGAGCTACTTAAGTTTTTGGATAAATTGGGGATAGCTAGATTTCACATTGCAGGGGCGAGTTCAGGGGCGGCGCTTGCCTGCGAAATTGCCGCAAGTTATCCAGAGCGGGTCTTAAAACTTGTCTTGTTTGGGTTGCCGCGTTGGTTTGATGAGGCGGCGCGAGAAACAATGCGCCATGACCCGGTTTATTACGGGGCGCTTAAAACCAGTGAGGATGGCAGCCACCTGACCGAAATCTGGCAGCGCAATTATCCGAACTGGCAGCATTTACCTTTTGAGAATTTCCACCACTATTTTATGGATTTTATCTCGCGCAAGCCCCGCGCTTACGAAATGGTTGAAGCAGTTTTGCGCTATCCTGAAGCGAGTCGCCTGCCACTGATCCTGCCCACCATCCCGACTCTGCTTGTATCGGGCGATGCTGACGAGCGGTTTGCGCCATTCATTGAGGATACAAAAAGGTTAGTACCGCACGCGCAGGCGGTAGCGCTTCCACCCGGCAGTATGTTGGCATTGCGCGACCCTACGCTATTCGCCTCTACTATCAGGGAATTTGTTTCCGGTTGA
- a CDS encoding HEAT repeat domain-containing protein translates to MSGDWEFPEFRPPTRPLRDYAQMVTELEAQGNIQGLLEILEGGYPGATRRAAARALISTAGKPESSAILALLTKETDRGVKVSLVGCLGKSGDEATLPALTNALKDSEPMVRVEAAAALSRFNSETAFKLLVDNLQRKDESDDYLVRQYSADALGKMSDRRAVPALIAVLKDENSLVKAAAATALGELGERTAITALVRARHSDSHLLGADCVECTAIDEALRKLNRKQIP, encoded by the coding sequence ATGAGTGGCGATTGGGAGTTTCCAGAGTTCAGACCACCCACCCGTCCTCTACGAGATTACGCTCAGATGGTTACCGAGCTTGAAGCGCAAGGTAATATTCAGGGATTGTTGGAAATTTTAGAGGGTGGTTATCCGGGAGCTACCCGCCGCGCCGCCGCCCGCGCATTAATTTCCACTGCCGGTAAACCGGAAAGCTCGGCAATATTGGCGCTACTGACTAAAGAAACCGACCGAGGAGTGAAAGTCAGCCTAGTGGGTTGTCTTGGGAAAAGCGGGGATGAAGCAACACTCCCTGCTCTGACAAATGCTTTGAAAGATTCCGAGCCAATGGTAAGAGTAGAAGCCGCCGCTGCTCTTTCGCGGTTTAACTCCGAAACCGCTTTCAAGCTCTTAGTGGACAACTTGCAGCGGAAAGACGAGTCGGACGATTATTTAGTCAGGCAATATAGCGCCGATGCGCTCGGCAAAATGAGCGACCGTCGCGCTGTTCCAGCCCTTATCGCGGTTCTTAAAGATGAGAACAGCCTTGTTAAAGCTGCTGCCGCCACTGCCCTAGGCGAACTAGGTGAGCGTACTGCAATTACTGCACTGGTACGCGCCCGCCATAGCGACTCTCACTTACTCGGCGCTGATTGCGTCGAATGCACCGCAATAGATGAAGCCCTACGAAAGCTCAACCGGAAACAAATTCCCTGA